The genome window GTAGGGCCGCAGCTCCGGGAGTCGGGAGGGCCGCATCGGTGAAGCGGTAGGTAGCACCGGTGGCCGAGGTGCCCAGCCCCCGCACCTGCCCAATGCGCTGAAACTGCTTGCCATCTAGGCTGCGCTCCACCTCAAACCGGTCGTTGTCCAGCTCGGCGGCAGTGGTCCAGGTAAGCTGAGCAGTAGTGCCGGTAAGTTGAGTTGTGAAGCTGAGCATTTTAACGGGTAGAGGCCCGGCCACTGGTACCACGTAGGTAGCTAGGTTGGAGGTACCACCCAGGTTATCAGTAGCGTAGTAAGTAAAGGAATACTGGCCGGTTTCAGTTTTCGGGGGAGCATAAGCCAGTTCACTAGCCTGCTCAGGCCGGATGGTTTGCCCCGGCGAAACCGCTACTCCGTTCAGCGTTAGGGCGCCTCTGGAGGGTAGGTTGGCAATGGTATAGGAGGCAATCCAGCCGTCGGCATCCGTCGACTCCAGGGCGCTAAGCGGAGTGGAATTGGTGGTGTTGCGCATGCCCTGGGCCCACTTGTCCTTGGCCACCGGCATTTCATTCCCGATTGGAATGGTGTAAATGGCCGTGTTAGACGTATTACCTTGGTTATCAACAGCGTAGTAGTTGAAGGTAACCGGACCGGCATACGCACCCGACGGATCAAAGGCGAGCTGGCCTAATTGGGCGGGCTGCACTTCCAGCGGAACCGTCGTGACGGGCGTGCCGCTTAGCAGCAGCGTACCGGCCTGCTGGTTCGGCACCGTCACAACCATGTACTTCACAATGGTACCGTCGCCGTCGGTTGCTACTAGCGGCTTGAGGGTAGTAGCCGCAGCCGTATTCGGAATGGCCGGAGCCATCAGGACGTTGGCCGCCAGCGGGGCCGTGTTGCCAACCGGAATGGTGTAAGTAGCCGTGTTGCTGGTGGAGCCAATGTTGTCGGTGGCCAGGAAAGTGAACGTGACGTTACCGTTCACGGCGCCGCTGGGGTCGAAAGTGAGGCGCTTGTTATCATCGGGCGTCACTACCTGGTTGAGCGTGGCAGCTACCCCGTTCACGTACAGCGTGCCGGCCGCGGGCAGCGGCAGGGCCGTAATGGTGAACGAGGCAATGGTGCCGTCGGGGTCCGTGGCGTCCATGGGGGCCAGAGCTGTAGCGGTGGCCGTAGCCGCCAGAGGAGTTGCGGCCGTGTTGTTGGCTACGGGCACGGCGTTGCAGGTACCGAAGTACAGGTCGTCAATCCCAATGTCGTTGCCTTGCAAATCCAGGGTCAGGTTGCGAATTTCGAAGGTAGCCGTGGTGCTATTGCCGGAATACCACACGTCGGAGTACTGCACCCACTGGTCCGGCGACTCCGGCACCGTGATAGTCCCCGAAGTCGACTCGCCATTGATGACGAAGCCCACAATCGGGTCGGCAATGTTCATGCTCGCCGGAATCAGGTTGTTGAAGAAGGCCGAGAAGGTGTAGTAGCGGTTGGGCTGAACCTTGAACGTTTGGGTGTAGAGCGTCCGGATGGCAGAGGTAGCGTTGATCATCAGGAAGTTATCGGCGGCGCCCCCGCGGCCATTGCCCCGGAACGTGCCATGATACTTGCTGGCATCGGGGCCAATGGCATAGGTGTTTTCCGGGGTCAGCTCCGTTGCTACGGCCGCATCGTCGGCCTTGTACTCGTAGTTGGTGTTAAAGCCGACGTTGCCATTCGTGAAGCCCGGGTTCACCAGCTGGTTTGGGCCGGTGGCGGCAATGCACTGCACGGCCGGGTCATATACATTCAGGTGCACCGTGGCAGTAGCGCACTGCGGAGTACCCGTTTTGTCGCAGGCCCTGTACACGAAACTATCCTGCCCCAGGAAGCCAGCAGTAGGCGTGTAGGTGTAGGAGCCGTTGGCATTCAACGCCAGGCTGCCGTTTTTCACGCCCGTTACCAGGGCCACCGTGAAGCCCGTGTTCTGCGGATCGGTATCGTTCAGAATCACGTTGCCCGACACAGTCATGCCCTTTTCTACCTCATTGCTGTCATCGAAGGCAGAGGTAACATTGTTGACGATAACGCGAATGGCGGCCTGGTTTGATGTCAGCCCCAGGTTGTCCTCCACAGTATAAGTAATGGTGCTGGTGCCGGCGTAGTCTAGCACGGGCGTAAAGGAAACGATGCCCTGGGCCGACACCGTAAATTTCCCCTGGTTCGCCATCGTACGCTCCTGCTGAATACCTGCCAGATCAGGGTTCAGGTCCACGGTAGTCGCCAGAATGGAGCCGTCGGCGTCGGTGTCATTGGTGAGCACCGAAATGGTAGCAATGCCGTTGCGGGCAATGATTACCGCGGGGTCATTGACAGCCACCGGGGGTACGTTGGCCACCGGAATAGTATAGGTAGCAGGGGCCGACTCCAGCCCGTCGTTGTTGGTAGCGGTGTAAGTAAAGGTGAATTCCCCCGACTTATTTCCGGCCGGGTCGAACTGTAGCTGGGCTGCTTCGGCTACCGAGAGCGTACGCGACACGGTGCCGATGGCGGTTGTGTTCAGATACAAGGTGCCGTTGCTGGGCAGACTCTTGAGTGTGTAGCCGCTGAGCGTGTTGCCCGCGGCCACACTACCCACCAAACCCGCAATAGGCGTAGCAGCGGCGCTGCTGGGCATGAGTGCTGCCCGCACGTTGCTGGCCGTAGGAGGGCTGCTCACCGTTACCGTGAGCGTGGCCTCGTTGGAGGTGCCGTCGCCGAGCCCCGCGGTAACGTCGCGCACCGTATACCGGATGGACGTCTGGAATCTGGTGCTGGGCTTGGGGTGCGTAGGCAGCGTGAAAGTAACAACCCCGGAGCTGCTCACTGAAAACAAGCCGCCGTTACTACCGGCAATATTGGTCGTACCGGCGGTTGCTCCGATAAGCCTTACGGTTGCGGGGTCAATGGCGTCGCTGCCAAGGCCCAGGCCTCCGCGAGTATCGTTTGCCAGAATGTTAATGGTTGCTGATGTAGCCGTAATCACCACTACGGCAGCATCATTATTTGCTACTGGCGCCGCGGCCCAAGTAGTAGCGGGCAGCGCCAATAACATTCCTAGCAGCCCCCCTACCCTCCGAATCGGAACCTGGCTTGCCCACTTCGCGGGGAGTGCATTGCGGAAATGTGTTTTCATAGAAAGTAGTAAAAAGAAAAGAGCCAATTGCGCCTGACTTACCCACAGGTGAGTAAGCCAGCAAAACAAATTTAACGCACATTATATGACTTTTCCATTTTTACCACTTCACCAACCTGTACGGTTCAGCTACGACTAAAACCTATTAATAGCCTAAATCATAAACTTAATCCGCTTGTTTTCCCTAACAGGGAAGTGCATTTCAATATGAATCAAAAAAAGGCACCGTTTTTCTAAGTGTGGGAATTCGGAGACTATGCCGATATCGACTTGTTCATTATAAATTGTACTATATTTATACGTGTTAAAAAATAAAAAATCAGTTCTGCTACCTATATCGCCCCGTTTTACCAGAGCGGATAGGTAACAAAACTGATTTCTGCAGTGGCGTAGCTGGGCTGCGTTTAGCTCATTTCATTAATCAAGCGAAGCAGTTCTTGCTGGGTGTGGTGCGTTTTGTCCTTGGCATACCAGCCGTGCAGCTTTTCGGCAAATTCCTCATGCGTAGCGCCGGCTGCCTTCATGGCCTGAAACAGCTCCTGCGCCGCCGCGGGCCGGGGGCCCCACTGCGCTACCTCATGCAGGGTATCTGCCCGCAGCACAATGAGCTTGGGAATTGACCGGCCCCCGTTGGTCAGGTAACGGTCCATGAGGTCCAGGTTTTCGTCGCGCAGCAAGTAGTGGGTAGTGATGCGGCCCTGGCTAGCCTGGGCTATTTTTTCCAGCACGGGCACAATTTGGGCCGCGTCGCCGCACCAGCCTTCAGTCAGGACCAGCCACACATAGCGCTGCTGTAACCCTTGCACCGCAGCCAGCAGCTCCGGCTGCACCTGCACCTGCTTGTCGAGGCGCTCCATGCGCTGGATATTGAGCTGGGCGTAGGCAGTCAGGGCCTCCGATTGAGTAGTACCCGTGGTTTTACCCTCGGCCATGAGGGTAGTAATCAGTTGGCGATAAGCACTATAGGAGTAAGCTCGGGCCAGGTGCTCAGGACTCAGGACCGGGGAAGGTGAGGCGGAAGTCGTCATGGAAACGATGGGGTAGGAAGCCGGATGATAGTACAACGAAAAACCCTTCCGCGAGGTGGCGAACCGCCTGCGGAAGGGTTTAACAAGGAAACGCAAAGGGAAGTTACAGGCTGGGCACGTCGGCCGCCTGCGCCTTAGCCGACAATTCGCGGCAGTAGGTAATAAAGTCGGTGTTAATGGGCTCCAGACCGGCGGCGCGCAGCTCCTTGGCTACCTGGGCGCGGTGGTAGTTGCCGTGCACGGGCACGTGGGTCAGGATGTCGGATACTTGGCTGGTGTAGCCCTCCCCGATGGAGTTGGTGTAGGTAATTAGGCGCTGCATTTCCGTGTCATCGGCCTGAATGCCGTACTGATGAAAACGCTCGGAAGTTTGCTCGTGCCAGTGGTGCAGGGTGGCCAGGTCGTGCTCCTGCCACACTTTCACGGGGCTGGGCGCGTTGGTCATGCGGCCAAGCCAGATGGCCTGGGCATTCAGCACGTGGCTAAACAGGCGCAGGGCTCCGGCGGGAATGGTGGCGCCTTCGGCCACGAGGCCGTCGAGGTGGCGCAGCAGGGTAGCATTTGCCCACACGGTGTAGGCGCCCAGCTTTTCAATGGTGTTGATCATGATAAAAGAAAGGTGAGAAATCTGGGGAATGCGCGGAAGGTGGAAGGAGTACCAAAGCCGTGAGTGAAACTCATTGTTTCAGCCTCTCACCACTTCGCCGCTATCGGGGGTCTTGCCACACCAGCCGTTCTTCGGTTCGGTTTTTCACAAAGTCGGGGCACTTGCCGTCGCCTTTGCCCGTGAGCCCACCGTCGGGGTGGCAGAGCAACTTGCCATCGGCGGCGTAGAGGTTGGTGAACTGGTCGCAGCAGGGGCTGCTCTCGTAGTACACCGTGGCCCCATCAAGCTGGTAGCTATAAATATGAATGGGCGGATTCTGCTTTTCGGCGTTGCTGTGCTGCTGAATCCGGTCGGCCAGCCACTTCGGACGCTTGGTAGCGTCGAATACCGCATCGGGGCGAGGGGTAGGCTCAATGGTATTGGCGCTGGTAGGTGCGGGAGTTGACACGCTCCCGGCCAGCCCGGTCTGGGGAGCATCGGTGGGCGTCGTGACGGCCACGTTGCGCTGGCAGGCCGCGGTATGGAGCAGCACAGCCAGGGTAGGAATCAGAAGCAGGGAAGAGCGCATGAGCAAGGCAAGAGGTAGAACTTCCCCGCGCCCGAGGGCTAAAGGGGCGGCAAATATGCACACAAAGCTTGGTTACGCAGGTGGCCGCCAGTGGTTCTGCTCTCTCCTAGGGTTACCAGCTCAGCAAGTCCCAGACCCGCGGCCCAAAAATCAGCAAGCCCACGGCCAGCGCGGCTATAGCCATCACCAGCACGGCCCCGGCCGCTACGTCCTTGGCCCGCCCAGCCAGCGGGTGGTAGTCCGGCGACACCAAGTTTACGACTGCTTCAATGGCTGTATTCACTAGTTCGGCGCACCACACCGCGCCCACGGCCAAGGCCACCACCGCCCACTCCCACCGTTCCAGCCCGAAGTACAACCCCAACCCAATAACTAGTACCGTAGCGGCCGCATGAAACCACAGGTGCACCTCGGTTTGCAGGGCAGCCCACACGCCCCGGAAGGCATAGCCAAAGCTGGCGGCCCGCTGGCGCACCAGGGCCGCCAGCCGGCGCGGAGGTGGGGGCGTGGGCTCAACCACGGGCGTCGAACTCCTGAAATACGGTTTGGCGCAGTTGGTCCCACTCGGGCTTCAGAATGCTGAAGTACACGGAGTCGCGCCGGCGGCCGCTTTGGGTAACCATGTGGCTGCGCAGAATGCCCTCCTCCGTGGCGCCCATGCGGCGCATAGCCTCCCGTGACTTTTGGTTCAGGGCGTCGGCTTTCAGCTCTACCCGCTCGCAGCCCAGCTCTCCGAAAGCGTATTTCAGCAGCAGATGCTTGGCGGCCCGATTCAGGCCGGTGCGCTGAAAGTCCTTGCCCAGCCAGGTCCAGCCAATTTCCAGCCGCTTGTCGGCCAACGCAAAGCTCCCGTAGCTGGTGCTACCTACCACGCGCCCAGTAGCGCGGTCGATGATGGCAAAGGGGTAGCGGATGCCCTGGGCCCGGTCCTGCGCCGCCTTGGTTAAGTAAGCCGCCAGCCCCACGGCATCAACCGGGTAAGGAATGGAGCTGAACTGCCACAGCTCCGGGTCGAAAATAACTCGTTTTAAATCCTCGAAATCAGTGGCTTCGAGGGGGCGCAGGCGGACGCGGCTATTTTCCAGGGTAATGCAGCGGGCGAAATCCATGGGCAGATTGGGCAGGAAGTTGCGTCAAAGATAAAGCAGAGTTTCACGCGGCCGCCTTATATCCTTCCCCGGATTCCTATACGGCCTCAATAGCCCAGCCCGCGCAACAACACGGCATAGTCGGCGGCGGAAAGGTGGCCGCCGCTGGCCTGGGGGTGACCGTGGGCGAAGTTGGCGGGCGGGGTAGCGCCGACCCTAGCAAAAGCGGCCCGCAGCAGGTCCGGAATATGCAGGTTGCCGGCCGCCCGCCCGGATATAGCCACCATGCCATTGGGCAGGTAGCCCAGGTTGGCGCACAGCACTACCCTGTCTGACAGCCGCGTAATCCACTGCTGGGCAATCAGGGGATGAATCTGGCAGGGCGAGTTGATGGTGACGATGGCCACGGGTGCGGCATCGGGGCCTTTGGGCGGAAACTTCGGGGGTAGCTTGCGGGCCGCGGCTAAGGCGGCAGCTACTTCGGCCCGGTAACCCGCTAGCACTTCATCCTGGGCCAGGCCGCGGGGGTTGTCGTCGCGGAGGAGGTAGCGCAGGGGCCGGTCCAGGTCGAATTCGCCGGCCCGGCGGGCGGCGTTGCACATGGCTACGGCTTCCTTCAGCCACTTGGCGGTGTGCTGCTTCTTGACAGCGGCCAGCGGGGCCCAGGCGGCTTGGTCGCCGAGGTCCGACAGCACACCAATAGCCGCTACCCACTGTAAGTCAGCCATATCGGCTTCGGCGGCCAGCAGCTCGTAAGCCAGCCAGGCCGAGCAGGGCACCGGCTCCAAGCCGTACCCGGTTAGCGCGGTACCGCCAGCCGGTGGCTCACCTTCCGGAATGTGGTGGTCGACGTAGAGCACGGGCACGCCGTGGGGTTCCAGGGTGCCGTGGGCATGCACACCAAGGTCCGTGACAATCAGAGCATCCGGCTTCAGAGCCAGCAGCCGCTCGTGGGCACCAGGCGTCAGGAAGGCGTTTTCGCCCTTGCCGGAAGGCACTACCTCCACCTGCCAGCTCGGGTTGATGCGGTTCAAGCCGCGCCCGAAGAGCGCCCCGGCGGCTAGGCCATCAGCATCGAAATGACAGAACACCACCACGCGGCCGCCGGCCGGAACCTGGTCCAGAAAGGCTCGGAAGGGCGCCACAAACTGCGGATAAGCGGGCATAGAAACGGGCAGCCCGCATGGTAGCCGGCTGCCCGTTGTTCGTAAAGCAGGATGCTAGGGTTGTAGCGCGCAGCTGAGACTACGGTTAGAAAACTAACTCCCTCCTTATCCAAGGAGGGGAGCTAGTTTTCTAGCTTTTACTTCTTGATTTCGCCGACCATGTCCTCGGGCTTGAGCCACTCGTTGAACTGCTCCTCGGTGAGGTAGCCGAGCTGGAGGGCGGTTTCCTTGAGGGTCGAGCCGTTTTTGTGGGCCGTCTGGGCAATTTCGGCGGCTTTGTAGTAGCCGATGTGAGGGTTCAGGGCCGTTACCAGCATCAGGCTGCTGTCTACGTGCTTCTTGATGTTGGCTTCCAGGGGCTCGATACCGGCGGCGCACTTGTCGTTGAACGACACGCACACGTCGCCGATGAGGCGGGCCGAGTGCAGGAAGTTGTAGATCATCAGGGGCTTGAACACGTTCAGCTCGAAGTGGCCGTTCATGCCGCCGATGTTGATAGCTACGTCGTTACCCATCACCTGGGCCGCTACCATGGTCATGGCCTCCGACTGGGTGGGATTCACCTTGCCGGGCATGATGCTGGAGCCGGGCTCATTGTCGGGGATGTGCAGCTCGCCGATGCCAGCGCGCGGGCCCGAAGCCAGCAGGCGGATGTCGTTGGCAATCTTCATCAGGCTGGCAGCCACGGTTTTCAGGGCACCGTGGGCTTCCACAATGGCGTCGTGAGCGGCCAGGGCCTCAAACTTGTTTTCGGCCGTGATGAAGGGTAGGCCGGTGAGGTCGGCAATGTGCTTGGCCACGTTTTCGGAGTAGCCGGGAGGCGTGTTGATGCCCGTGCCCACAGCCGTGCCGCCCAAGGCCAGCTCCGAAAGGTGAGCCAGCGTGTTTTTGATGGCGCGCAGGCCGTGGTCGAGCTGGGACACGTAGCCGCTGAACTCCTGCCCTACCGTGAGCGGGGTAGCATCCATAAGGTGGGTGCGGCCGATTTTCACGATGTGCATGAACTGCTCCGACTTCGCCTTCAGCGTGTCGCGCAGCTTCTCAATACCGGGTATGGTCTTCTCTACCAGAATTTTATAGGCCGCAATGTGCATGGCCGTCGGGAAGGTATCGTTCGAGCTCTGCGACTTGTTTACGTCGTCGTTGGGGGCCAGAAACTTCTTCTCGTCGGAAAGCTGACCGCCGTTCAGGACGTGGCCGCGGTAGGCCACTACCTCGTTCACATTCATGTTGCTCTGAGTGCCCGAGCCGGTTTGCCACACCACCAAGGGGAACTCCTGATCCAGCTTGCCTTCCAGAATTTCGTCGCAGACGCGGCCGATCAGCTCCGCTTTTTCGGCCGAAAGGATGCCGGCGTCGCGGTTGGTAAGGGCGGCGGCTTTCTTCAGGTAGGCAAAGGCGCGGATGATTTCCTTGGGCATCTTGTTGATGTCCTGGGCAATCTGGAAGTTATCGATGGAGCGCTGGGTTTGGGCGCCGAAGTAGGCGTCGGCCGGCACCTGCACGGTGCCCATGGTGTCTTTCTCGGTGCGAAACTGAGTCATGCTTCTAGTGGGTGAGAAGAGAATAAGGTGACAAGAAAGCGCGCGGCAAGCCGGCACGCCGCAAAAGTACGCAACGGCGTACGGCCCCGCACCGCTACCCCAAAATTCTGCCCCAGGTTCGCCCGGCTGCCTGCCCGCTGCCTACGTATAGGATAGCTCAAGCATCTTACTAGCTACTCTACGTCATGAAAAAGACCTTCGAATCTGAATCCGACGCCCTGTCCGTACAGTCCGAAACACCTACCACGGCCCAGCCTTCCGCCGTAACGCCACCCGCCCAGGAAAACACGGCCCCTACGCCCCCTTCAGCCTCCACCGCCAGCACCAGCTCTAACAGCGACGAAACCCCAGTACCCGTAGCTGGCAACGGTGCCCCCGACTACAGCCAGGTGGAAATAAAAACCGAACCCGACCTGCCCCGCGAAGTAACGCCCGGCGGTAGCGCCACCGAGCCCGAAAGCGGCGGCGGCTATAGTGGGTAGAGAGAATTGACAAGGTGTCATGGCGAGGCGGTAGCCGAAGCCATCCTTCCTCTCATTTGTGACACACCGCCTAACGTGACAAGCCCTTGACGCTACTATCCGTCAAGGGCTTGTCACGTTTTAGGAGTAGGGCGTTGGTCAGGACGGATGGCTTCGGTGCCCTCGCCATGACCAGTATACTTTACCGCTGCTCAATCTTAAAGGGCACGGTGATTTCGACGGTGCGGGCGGTGCGGCGGCCGTTCTGGATGGCGGGAAACCAGGCGGGCCCTTCCTGCAACAGCCGGATGGCTTCGGCGTCGCACTCCTCAGACAGCTTCTTGACTACTTTAATGTCTGATACTTTGCCATCAACGCCTACCACAAAGCGCAGCTTTACGTTGCCTTCCTGCCGAGCTTCCAGGGCTTTTTCGGGGTAGTCGAGGCTGTCGCGCAGGTACTTTTTGAGGCTAGTGTAGCCCCCGGCCGGCATGGCCCCCACCGACATAGGCGCGGGCGGCGCATCGCGGCGCACTACGACTACCTCACTCAGGGCACTAGAACTGGGCGAAAGGGCCAAGGCCAGCGTGGAGTCGGAAGGGCGCAGGGCGCGGGTTTGGGCGGTGTAACCGATGGAGCTAATCGTGAGCTGCTCGGTAGCAGTAGGCACTTGCAGGGAGAAAGACCCATCGAAATTGGTAACGACTCCCTGCTGCGTGCCAGGCACCAGTACCGTGGCACCGGGTAGGGGAACGCCAACGGCGTCCGTCACGCGCCCCTGGATAGTACGCAGATTCTGCGGTAAGAGCGGAGCTGAAGCTGAACCTTCCGCAACACGCCTTTTGGCTTTAACCGCCAGGGAGGCTGCAGCTACATCGGCAGTAACCGGTGGCTGCACTGAATCTGCGGAGGCTGCCATTGCAGCTACAACGTAGGCATCAGGTGGTGCACCCCCACTGTGCACCTGTTCCATGGGCTCACCCATTGCCGGCCCATCGGCCAGCACCGAGCGCGCCGAATAAGACGGACGCCTTGCCGCCAGCTGCCGACGGCGCAACGACGAAGCTGGCGCAACTGACGATACGGTTGCTATAGCAGAGGAAGCAGACACGGCCGGCTCTGCAGTGCGTAATGGCGCGGGTGCGGGAGTGGTAGAGGCAGATGCAATAACTTCTGCAGCGGGCTTGGCGGCTATAGTAGCTCTGTTCTGTAAACGATTGGCAGTCAACCATACCAAGGCAGCACCTATTGTACATAGCAGCACCGCCGCGGCCGCTAGCTGTTGCCAGGCCCAACCCAGGGGCGGCTTGGGCTTCGAACCCATAGCTAATTCTTCTACGCGGGCATGCAGGCGCTGGCGCAGGTCAGCCAGACTAGTATCGGTAACGGCGGCGGGCTGCAGCGCCAGGCCCTCCAGCACGTCGGCGCAGTGGGGGCAGGTACTGGTATGGGCTTCTACGCGGTGCTGCTCCAAGGGCTCCAGTGTTCCGGCCACGTAGCGGCGCAGCACTTCCAGCGGCAGGTGCCGGGAAGCGGTGGGCTCAGAAGCAGCATTAGGGAGAAGCATTGGAAGCAGCAGTGGTTTCGAGGTAGCGGCGCAGGTTGCGCTTGCCGTTTTGGAGGTGACTTTTAACCGCGTTCAGGTCGAAGCCCGTGAGGTCGGCAATGTCGCGGTAGCATTTCTTTTCGAGGTAAAACAGCTCCAGGCATTGTCGTTGGCCGGGAGGTAGTTCAGCCAGGGCGTGTTCTAGCTGTTGGAGCTGCTGTTCGTGGAGGTCGGCTTCGGTGGGGTCATCATCTGCCAGATGCCGGGCCGCGGCCAATTCCATACCGGCGGCATCGGGAAAGTGGACCACCAGCGCCCCACCCGCTGCGGGGCCCGCCCGCTGCCGGGCCCGCAGCACCATCAGGCAATGGTTGCGGGCGGTGGCGTGCAGCCAGGGCGCGAAGTTCTCTACCTCGTGCTGGCGCAACTTACTTACCAATTGCTCAAAGAGTTGCATTACGGCGTCCTTGGCATCTTCCTCGTCGCGGAGGTAGCGCCGACAGATGGCCAGCACCT of Hymenobacter sublimis contains these proteins:
- a CDS encoding thioredoxin family protein; this encodes MTTSASPSPVLSPEHLARAYSYSAYRQLITTLMAEGKTTGTTQSEALTAYAQLNIQRMERLDKQVQVQPELLAAVQGLQQRYVWLVLTEGWCGDAAQIVPVLEKIAQASQGRITTHYLLRDENLDLMDRYLTNGGRSIPKLIVLRADTLHEVAQWGPRPAAAQELFQAMKAAGATHEEFAEKLHGWYAKDKTHHTQQELLRLINEMS
- a CDS encoding DUF6970 domain-containing protein, with amino-acid sequence MRSSLLLIPTLAVLLHTAACQRNVAVTTPTDAPQTGLAGSVSTPAPTSANTIEPTPRPDAVFDATKRPKWLADRIQQHSNAEKQNPPIHIYSYQLDGATVYYESSPCCDQFTNLYAADGKLLCHPDGGLTGKGDGKCPDFVKNRTEERLVWQDPR
- a CDS encoding DHH family phosphoesterase, translated to MPAYPQFVAPFRAFLDQVPAGGRVVVFCHFDADGLAAGALFGRGLNRINPSWQVEVVPSGKGENAFLTPGAHERLLALKPDALIVTDLGVHAHGTLEPHGVPVLYVDHHIPEGEPPAGGTALTGYGLEPVPCSAWLAYELLAAEADMADLQWVAAIGVLSDLGDQAAWAPLAAVKKQHTAKWLKEAVAMCNAARRAGEFDLDRPLRYLLRDDNPRGLAQDEVLAGYRAEVAAALAAARKLPPKFPPKGPDAAPVAIVTINSPCQIHPLIAQQWITRLSDRVVLCANLGYLPNGMVAISGRAAGNLHIPDLLRAAFARVGATPPANFAHGHPQASGGHLSAADYAVLLRGLGY
- a CDS encoding DinB family protein; its protein translation is MINTIEKLGAYTVWANATLLRHLDGLVAEGATIPAGALRLFSHVLNAQAIWLGRMTNAPSPVKVWQEHDLATLHHWHEQTSERFHQYGIQADDTEMQRLITYTNSIGEGYTSQVSDILTHVPVHGNYHRAQVAKELRAAGLEPINTDFITYCRELSAKAQAADVPSL
- a CDS encoding RNA polymerase sigma factor, translated to MFFRRSRRPAPAAELSDAELLRRYHAQGDVHDVGALYDRHMTQVLAICRRYLRDEEDAKDAVMQLFEQLVSKLRQHEVENFAPWLHATARNHCLMVLRARQRAGPAAGGALVVHFPDAAGMELAAARHLADDDPTEADLHEQQLQQLEHALAELPPGQRQCLELFYLEKKCYRDIADLTGFDLNAVKSHLQNGKRNLRRYLETTAASNASP
- a CDS encoding diacylglycerol kinase family protein encodes the protein MVEPTPPPPRRLAALVRQRAASFGYAFRGVWAALQTEVHLWFHAAATVLVIGLGLYFGLERWEWAVVALAVGAVWCAELVNTAIEAVVNLVSPDYHPLAGRAKDVAAGAVLVMAIAALAVGLLIFGPRVWDLLSW
- the fumC gene encoding class II fumarate hydratase, whose product is MTQFRTEKDTMGTVQVPADAYFGAQTQRSIDNFQIAQDINKMPKEIIRAFAYLKKAAALTNRDAGILSAEKAELIGRVCDEILEGKLDQEFPLVVWQTGSGTQSNMNVNEVVAYRGHVLNGGQLSDEKKFLAPNDDVNKSQSSNDTFPTAMHIAAYKILVEKTIPGIEKLRDTLKAKSEQFMHIVKIGRTHLMDATPLTVGQEFSGYVSQLDHGLRAIKNTLAHLSELALGGTAVGTGINTPPGYSENVAKHIADLTGLPFITAENKFEALAAHDAIVEAHGALKTVAASLMKIANDIRLLASGPRAGIGELHIPDNEPGSSIMPGKVNPTQSEAMTMVAAQVMGNDVAINIGGMNGHFELNVFKPLMIYNFLHSARLIGDVCVSFNDKCAAGIEPLEANIKKHVDSSLMLVTALNPHIGYYKAAEIAQTAHKNGSTLKETALQLGYLTEEQFNEWLKPEDMVGEIKK
- a CDS encoding GNAT family N-acetyltransferase translates to MDFARCITLENSRVRLRPLEATDFEDLKRVIFDPELWQFSSIPYPVDAVGLAAYLTKAAQDRAQGIRYPFAIIDRATGRVVGSTSYGSFALADKRLEIGWTWLGKDFQRTGLNRAAKHLLLKYAFGELGCERVELKADALNQKSREAMRRMGATEEGILRSHMVTQSGRRRDSVYFSILKPEWDQLRQTVFQEFDARG
- a CDS encoding TonB family protein — protein: MLLPNAASEPTASRHLPLEVLRRYVAGTLEPLEQHRVEAHTSTCPHCADVLEGLALQPAAVTDTSLADLRQRLHARVEELAMGSKPKPPLGWAWQQLAAAAVLLCTIGAALVWLTANRLQNRATIAAKPAAEVIASASTTPAPAPLRTAEPAVSASSAIATVSSVAPASSLRRRQLAARRPSYSARSVLADGPAMGEPMEQVHSGGAPPDAYVVAAMAASADSVQPPVTADVAAASLAVKAKRRVAEGSASAPLLPQNLRTIQGRVTDAVGVPLPGATVLVPGTQQGVVTNFDGSFSLQVPTATEQLTISSIGYTAQTRALRPSDSTLALALSPSSSALSEVVVVRRDAPPAPMSVGAMPAGGYTSLKKYLRDSLDYPEKALEARQEGNVKLRFVVGVDGKVSDIKVVKKLSEECDAEAIRLLQEGPAWFPAIQNGRRTARTVEITVPFKIEQR
- a CDS encoding Ig-like domain-containing protein, whose translation is MKTHFRNALPAKWASQVPIRRVGGLLGMLLALPATTWAAAPVANNDAAVVVITATSATINILANDTRGGLGLGSDAIDPATVRLIGATAGTTNIAGSNGGLFSVSSSGVVTFTLPTHPKPSTRFQTSIRYTVRDVTAGLGDGTSNEATLTVTVSSPPTASNVRAALMPSSAAATPIAGLVGSVAAGNTLSGYTLKSLPSNGTLYLNTTAIGTVSRTLSVAEAAQLQFDPAGNKSGEFTFTYTATNNDGLESAPATYTIPVANVPPVAVNDPAVIIARNGIATISVLTNDTDADGSILATTVDLNPDLAGIQQERTMANQGKFTVSAQGIVSFTPVLDYAGTSTITYTVEDNLGLTSNQAAIRVIVNNVTSAFDDSNEVEKGMTVSGNVILNDTDPQNTGFTVALVTGVKNGSLALNANGSYTYTPTAGFLGQDSFVYRACDKTGTPQCATATVHLNVYDPAVQCIAATGPNQLVNPGFTNGNVGFNTNYEYKADDAAVATELTPENTYAIGPDASKYHGTFRGNGRGGAADNFLMINATSAIRTLYTQTFKVQPNRYYTFSAFFNNLIPASMNIADPIVGFVINGESTSGTITVPESPDQWVQYSDVWYSGNSTTATFEIRNLTLDLQGNDIGIDDLYFGTCNAVPVANNTAATPLAATATATALAPMDATDPDGTIASFTITALPLPAAGTLYVNGVAATLNQVVTPDDNKRLTFDPSGAVNGNVTFTFLATDNIGSTSNTATYTIPVGNTAPLAANVLMAPAIPNTAAATTLKPLVATDGDGTIVKYMVVTVPNQQAGTLLLSGTPVTTVPLEVQPAQLGQLAFDPSGAYAGPVTFNYYAVDNQGNTSNTAIYTIPIGNEMPVAKDKWAQGMRNTTNSTPLSALESTDADGWIASYTIANLPSRGALTLNGVAVSPGQTIRPEQASELAYAPPKTETGQYSFTYYATDNLGGTSNLATYVVPVAGPLPVKMLSFTTQLTGTTAQLTWTTAAELDNDRFEVERSLDGKQFQRIGQVRGLGTSATGATYRFTDAALPTPGAAALLYYRLKQVDVTGESAYSQVRTVTLAAGGSFVVAVTPNPFSSEASLNLLALPTAAYQVVVTDATGRQVYSATLGGGQIWPLAVSSWPAGFYTVVVVRGANTRFIQRIVKQ